One genomic region from Argentina anserina chromosome 2, drPotAnse1.1, whole genome shotgun sequence encodes:
- the LOC126783637 gene encoding uncharacterized protein LOC126783637, whose translation MAGSGSSMLYSFLLFIVILSLQEMYRGKLASTELFTILGGFISSLLFLVLLTFIGNYQETSGVKTGWGAVIIAEAVALIAASTVHRVCITTCFLFSAGLLYEVNKLSGMMLSKSESKTKRH comes from the exons ATGGCGGGGTCGGGGAGCTCGATGTTGTattctttccttttgttcatTGTGATTCTGTCACTTCAAGAGATGTATAGAGGGAAGTTGGCATCAACTGAGTTGTTTACGATTCTCGGGGGTTTCATTAGTTCTCTCTTGTTCCTTGTGCTGCTCACT TTCATTGGCAACTACCAGGAAACATCTGGCGTGAAGACTGGCTGGGGTGCTG TTATTATTGCAGAAGCAGTTGCTCTTATTGCTGCTAGCACTGTCCATCGAGTTTGTATCACTACATG TTTCTTGTTCTCTGCTGGATTACTGTATGAGGTCAACAAGCTTTCAGGGATGATGCTTTCCAAAAGCGAATCTAAAACAAAAAGGCACTGA
- the LOC126785437 gene encoding protein translocase subunit SECA2, chloroplastic has protein sequence MPTSTLQFPTFLSLKPLPPRATFPNCPTSSSSFSTPSRPQRRRLTLTPAPVAASLKENLGRLGKTWSDVTSLNSWVVRDYYRLVSSVNSFEPQLQRLTDDQLTAKTAEFRRRLGQGETLADIQAEAFAVVREAAKRKLGMRHFDVQIIGGAVLHDGSIAEMKTGEGKTLVSTLAAYLNALTGEGVHVVTVNDYLAQRDAEWMGRVHRFLGLSVGLIQSGMTADKRRCNYRCDITYTNNSELGFDYLRDNLAGNSGEQVMRSPQPFHFAIVDEVDSVLIDEGRNPLLISGEASKDAARYPVAAKVAELLVRGIHYNAELKDYAVELTEEGIALAEMALETNDLWDENDPWAGFVMNALKAKEFYKKDVQYIVRNGKALIINELTGRVEEKRRWSEGIHQAVEGKEGLKIQADSVVIAQITYQSLFKLYPKLSGMTGTAKTEEKEFLKMFQTPVIEVPTNLPNIRNDLPVQAFATAHGKWEFVRQEVEYMFRQGRPVLVGTTSVEHSEHLSDLLREHNIPHNVLNARPKYAAKEAEIVAQAGRKHAITLSTNMAGRGTDIILGGNPKMLAKEIIEDSLISSLTREAPDIDIDGEAISQKVLSKIKVGPSSLALLAKTALMAKYVCKNEGKSWTYKEAKSMISESVEMSQSKDLKELERLADEQSEIYPLGPAIALAYLSVFIDCEVHCLKEGSEVKSLGGLHVIGTSLHESRRIDNQLRGRAGRQGDPGSTRFMVSLQDEMFQKFNFDTEWAVRIISKITDDEDVPIEGDAIVRQLLSLQINAEKYFFGIRKSLVEFDEVLEVQRKHVYELRQSILTGDNESCSQHVFQYMQAVVDEIVFKNVDDRKHPRNWSLDKLLKEYMAISGKLLDDSFAEITVDALLKSLAQSNEMNSKEIDDIHLPNLPRPPNAFRGIRKKNSSLKRWLVICSDDLTKNGRYHATTNLLRKYLGDYLIASYMNVVHDSGYDDTYVKEVERAVIVKTLDCFWRDHLVNMNRLSSAVNVRSFGHRNPLEEYKIDGCRFFISMLSATRRLTVESLLQYWSSPMESQELFLS, from the exons ATGCCTACTTCTACCCTCCAATTCCCCACCTTCCTCTCTCTCAAACCCCTTCCTCCACGCGCCACCTTCCCCAACTGCCCcacctcctcttcttccttctcCACTCCCTCTCGCCCCCAACGACGTCGTCTCACTCTCACCCCCGCCCCCGTTGCCGCCTCCCTCAAG GAAAATCTGGGCCGGCTTGGCAAGACCTGGAGCGACGTCACTAGCCTGAACAGCTGGGTTGTCCGAGACTACTACCGCCTTGTCAGCTCTGTTAACTCCTTTGAGCCGCAATTACAGAGGCTCACTGATGACCAG CTTACTGCTAAAACTGCCGAGTTCCGGCGAAGATTGGGACAGGGAGAGACACTTGCTGATATCCAAGCTG AGGCTTTTGCTGTTGTTCGCGAAGCTGCGAAAAGGAAGCTTGGTATGCGGCATTTTGATGTTCAG ATTATTGGTGGCGCAGTGCTTCATGATGGCTCCATTGCTGAAATGAAGACGGGAGAGGGGAAAACGTTGGTTTCCACATTAGCTGCCTATCTTAATGCCTTGACTGGCGAAGGTGTTCACG TGGTAACTGTAAATGATTACCTTGCTCAAAGAGATGCTGAGTGGATGGGTCGTGTTCATCGCTTCTTAGGTCTTTCAGTGGGTCTTATTCAG AGTGGGATGACAGCTGACAAGAGGAGATGCAACTACAGATGTGACATCACATACACTAACAATTCA GAACTTGGTTTTGACTATCTACGAGACAATCTTGCTGGAAACAGCGGAGAACAAGTTATGAGATC GCCACAGCCATTTCATTTTGCAATAGTTGATGAAGTTGACTCGGTTCTTATTGATGAAGGAAGAAATCCGTTGCTTATTAGTGGCGAG GCTAGTAAAGATGCCGCACGCTATCCTGTTGCTGCTAAAGTGGCTGAGTTGCTTGTACGAGGAATT CATTACAATGCAGAACTTAAAGATTATGCAGTTGAATTGACTGAAGAAGGAATAGCTCTTGCTGAGATGGCTCTTGAAACAAATGACTTATGGGATGAAAATGACCCCTGGGCCGG ATTTGTGATGAATGCACTGAAAGCTAAAGAGTTCTATAAGAAGGATGTGCAATATATTGTCAGAAATGGGAAGGCACTCATAATCAATGAG CTCACTGGCAGagttgaagagaagagaaggtgGTCTGAGGGTATTCATCAAGCTGTGGAGGGTAAAGAAGGTTTGAAGATTCAG GCAGATTCAGTTGTTATCGCCCAAATTACATATCAATCTCTTTTCAAGCTCTACCCAAAGCTATCAGGGATGACTGGGACTGCAAAAACTGAA GAGAAGGAGTTCTTGAAAATGTTCCAGACACCAGTTATTGAAGTGCCAACAAATTTGCCAAACATTCGTAATGATTTACCTGTTCAAGCTTTCGCG ACTGCGCATGGGAAATGGGAATTTGTTCGTCAAGAAGTAGAATATATGTTCAGGCAGGGGCGGCCTGTTTTGGTTGGCACTACCAG TGTTGAGCATTCTGAACACCTGTCTGATCTACTGAGGGAACATAACATTCCCCACAATGTTCTAAATGCACGGCCCAAG TATGCTGCCAAGGAGGCCGAAATTGTTGCCCAAGCTGGACGGAAACATGCCATTACGCTTTCTACTAATATGGCTGGCAGAGGCACTGACATAATCCTAGGAGGGAATCCCAAA ATGCTTGCGAAAGAGATTATAGAAGACAGTTTGATTTCATCCCTGACACGAGAAGCTCCTGACATTGACATAGATGGAGAGGCAATTTCACAAAAG GTATTGTCAAAGATAAAAGTCGGTCCATCATCATTGGCTTTGCTGGCTAAGACGGCATTAATGG CTAAGTATGTTTGCAAAAATGAGGGTAAGAGCTGGACATATAAGGAGGCAAAGTCCATGATATCAGAGTCTGTGGAAATGAGTCAATCAAAAGATTTGAAAGAGCTAGAGAGGCTTGCTGATGAACAGTCTGAGATATACCCTCTTGGCCCTGCAATAGCACTTGCTTATCTTTCAGTTTTTATAGATTGCGAGGTACACTGTCTCAAAGAAGGATCTGAAGTCAAAAGCCTTGGGGGCCTTCACGTGATTGGAACATCATTGCACGAGTCTCGTAGAATAGATAACCAG CTCCGGGGCAGAGCAGGAAGGCAAGGTGATCCGGGATCAACTCGATTTATGGTGAG CTTGCAGGATGAGATGTTTCAAAAGTTTAATTTTGATACTGAGTGGGCTGTGAGaattatttcaaaaattaCTGATGATGAGGATGTACCAATCGAAGGTGATGCCATTGTGAGACAG CTCCTCTCCCTGCAAATCAATGCAGAAAAGTACTTTTTTGGGATAAGAAAGAGCCTGGTTGAGTTTGATGAAGTACTAGAG GTGCAACGAAAGCATGTATATGAACTTAGACAGTCAATTTTAACTGGTGATAATGAAAGTTGTTCCCAGCACGTATTTCA GTACATGCAAGCAGTGGTGGATGAAATTGTCTTCAAAAACGTTGATGACCGCAAG CACCCAAGGAACTGGAGTTTGGACAAGCTTCTGAAGGAGTATATGGCAATTTCTGGGAAACTATTGGATG ATTCATTTGCAGAAATTACTGTGGATGCTTTGTTAAAATCTCTTGCACAATCAAATGAAATGAACTCTAAAGAAATTGATGACATTCACCTTCCAAACTTGCCAAGACCTCCAAATGCCTTTAGAGGTATCCGCAAGAAGAACTCTTCATTGAAACGTTGGCTTGTTATATGCTCAGATGATTTGACCAA GAATGGAAGGTACCATGCTACTACTAACCTCCTCCGCAAGTACCTTGGAGACTATCTGATTGCTTCATATATGAATGTTGTTCATGACTCTGGATATGATGATACCTACGTGAAGGAAGTGGAA AGAGCAGTTATTGTGAAAACCCTTGACTGTTTCTGGAGGGATCACCTTGTAAACATGAACAGGCTCAGCTCAGCG GTGAATGTAAGGAGTTTTGGGCACAGGAATCCTCTTGAAGAATACAAAATTGATGGTTGTCGATTTTTCATATCTATGCTTAGTGCAACACGAAGGTTGACTGTAGAGTCACTTTTGCAATATTGGTCCTCCCCAATGGAGTCTCAAGAA
- the LOC126784207 gene encoding uncharacterized protein LOC126784207, with the protein MELPELPECPVCLQNYDGASTIPRVLGCGHTACEDCLTKLPHRYPETIRCPACTQLVKYPPNGAAALPKNIDLLSLSISLSPPQNPNPSPPKTRQQEKVCTFLPRLWSDEFYDTWKDWVVGNDAVLVETEESGKLCENGADVGLVKVGSFKDLGESEFELSYNVKVLKCLSEMREEERRELGLLVRGGVRQCRRVGRVYGVWGNVESGVLCLVCERGSGRVEEKLKDLRNGGGFGRDGLGGFGAVGMGMCEAVMGLHLVGIVGGGLRNECFGFNEVGCVFVDLREVVVMGRRVWGSVGGRKGKWEIGEEEMGEVFGGLLRDGDFVSMEVLFEVVKRDGVNVECERVKYPVGCGSDVWSLGCVLLSLLLGKEFSEEIGKMNYICDDSAYASWIERVSELLDSRLGSEYASLRETLFKCLNYDPASRPLVIEVMSCIRELIVKPQYDIMAGLERPVMKNSTNCCLILAELCQMPKKMSETEREHELQGKEFGEGADDDHVEERSENGFIDGLTEGKVKSNVLMGHRDSITGLAVGGEFLFSSSFDKTIHVWALQDFCHVHTFKGHEHTIKALLYADEETPLCISGDSGGGIFVWGTCSPLGQKPSQILYEQKDWRFSGIHALAFRNGYIYTGSGDRTVKAWSLQDGTISCTMSGHKSVVSTLAVCDTVLYSGSWDGTIRLWSLGDHSSLAVLGEDTSGTVASVLTLAAVRDVLIATHENGCVKVWINDVLMKSIEMHNGAVFATGLDGNWLFTGGMDKTVNVQEWSGDEFQTDFRPIGSIPCDSVITAMLCWQGKLFVGFTNRNIMVFYYDI; encoded by the exons ATGGAGCTACCCGAGCTGCCGGAGTGCCCAGTTTGTCTCCAAAACTACGACGGCGCGTCAACGATTCCGCGCGTGCTGGGCTGCGGCCACACAGCCTGCGAGGACTGCCTGACCAAGCTGCCCCACCGCTACCCGGAGACGATTCGCTGCCCGGCGTGTACTCAGCTCGTCAAGTACCCGCCCAACGGCGCCGCCGCGCTGCCCAAGAACATCGACCTCCTCTCACTCTCCATCTCCCTCTCTCCGCCACAAAACCCTAACCCCAGTCCCCCTAAGACACGTCAGCAAGAAAAAGTCTGTACCTTTCTGCCGCGGCTCTGGTCCGACGAGTTTTACGACACGTGGAAGGACTGGGTTGTTGGGAACGACGCCGTTTTGGTCGAGACGGAGGAAAGCGGTAAGCTTTGTGAGAATGGGGCTGATGTGGGGTTGGTTAAAGTTGGGAGCTTTAAGGATTTGGGTGAGTCTGAATTTGAGTTAAGTTATAATGTGAAGGTGTTGAAGTGTTTGAGTGAGATgagagaggaggagaggagagagttGGGGTTGTTGGTGAGAGGAGGTGTGAGGCAGTGTAGGAGAGTAGGGAGGGTTTATGGGGTTTGGGGGAATGTGGAAAGTGGGGTTTTGTGTTTGGTGTGTGAGAGAGGGAGTGGGAGAGTTGAGGAGAAGTTGAAGGATTTGAGGAATGGGGGTGGTTTTGGGAGAGATGGGTTGGGGGGTTTTGGTGCGGTTGGGATGGGAATGTGTGAGGCTGTGATGGGTTTGCATTTGGTGGGGATTGTTGGTGGAGGTTTGAGAAATGAGTGTTTCGGTTTCAATGAGGTTGGTTGTGTTTTTGTGGATTTGAgggaggtggtggtgatggGGAGGAGGGTTTGGGGGAGTGTTGGTGGTAGGAAGGGGAAATGGGAGATTGGTGAGGAGGAAATGGGAGAGGTGTTTGGGGGTTTGTTGAGAGATGGGGATTTTGTTAGCATGGAGGTGTTGTTTGAGGTGGTGAAGAGAGATGGTGTTAATGTAGAATGTGAGAGGGTGAAGTATCCGGTTGGGTGTGGCTCGGATGTTTGGTCATTAGGTTGTGTTTTGCTGAGTTTGTTGCTTGGGAAAGAGTTTAGTGAAGAGATTGGAAAGATGAATTATATTTGTGATGATTCAGCTTATGCAAGTTGGATTGAGAGAGTTAGTGAATTGCTGGACAGTAGGTTGGGTTCTGAATATGCATCACTGAGGGAGACTTTATTCAAGTGTTTGAATTATGATCCAGCAAGTCGTCCGCTTGTGATTGAGGTTATGAGTTGCATCAGGGAACTGATTGTTAAACCCCAATATGATATCATGGCCGGTTTGGAGAGACCAGTTATGAAGAACAGCACAAATTGTTGCTTGATTCTCGCGGAGCTTTGTCAGATGCCCAAGAAAATGTCAGAAACAGAGAGAGAACATGAGTTGCAGGGAAAAGAATTTGGTGAAGGAGCAGACGATGATCATGTGGAGGAGAGGTCTGAGAATGGTTTTATTGATGGACTCACAGAGGGAAAGGTTAAATCTAATGTTCTGATGGGGCATCGTGACTCTATTACAGGCTTAGCAGTTGGAG GAGAGTTTTTATTTAGCTCCTCATTTGACAAAACCATCCATGTGTGGGCTTTGCAG GACTTCTGTCATGTACATACATTTAAAGGCCACGAGCATACCATTAAGGCTCTACTTTATGCTGATGAAGAGACACCCTTGTGCATAAGTGGTGACAGTGGAGGTGGAATATTTGTCTGGGGCACATGTTCCCCTCTCGGGCAAAAACCATCACAGATACTCTATGAGCAGAAAGATTGGCGCTTTAGTGGTATTCATGCCTTGGCTTTTAGAAATGGATATATTTATACTGGCAGCGGAGACAGAACAGTAAAAGCATGGTCTTTGCAG GATGGCACCATATCATGCACTATGTCTGGTCATAAATCAGTAGTTTCAACACTTGCAGTTTGTGATACTGTTCTTTATAGCGGCAGTTGGGATGGAACCATTCGATTATGGAGTCTCGGTGATCACAGTTCCTTGGCAGTACTAGGGGAAGACACATCTGGAACTGTGGCTTCCGTCCTAACTCTTGCTGCTGTTAGAGATGTGCTCATTGCAACCCATGAAAATGGATGTGTAAAG GTCTGGATAAATGATGTGTTAATGAAATCCATTGAAATGCACAATGGTGCAGTATTTGCCACTGGCCTTGATGGAAATTGGCTTTTTACAGGAGGAATGGATAAAACTGTCAATGTCCAG GAATGGTCTGGTGATGAATTTCAAACAGATTTCAGACCTATCGGATCCATCCCTTGTGACTCTGTTATTACAGCTATGTTATGCTGGCAAGGAAAGCTTTTTGTTGGATTTACTAATAGGAATATCATG GTATTCTACTATGATATATGA